The Agelaius phoeniceus isolate bAgePho1 chromosome Z, bAgePho1.hap1, whole genome shotgun sequence genomic interval AGAGGAGGCGTGGGGTtggaggtgggtttggggcgTCGGTGTGGCTGGGCGGGTGGGCGTTGGCGCTAGCGGCGCATGGCGCGTGTGAGGTTGTGGAGGTGCAGTAGAGAGGCACGAGCTTCGAGGCGGACGTGGTCCCAGGCGCAGGCGCTGTGGTTGTGGGCGTGCAGGAAGAGGTGGATGTCCCTGAAGTACTTGTTGATGGCGAGCAGCGGGTTGCGTGGTCCTTTGAAGGGCGTGGCGTTGTCGGGGAGGCATTGCTCCAGGTGGTggatgtggtgctgcagcttgtTGAGGAGGTGGTTGCGAGCCTGGCCGGGCCAGTGCTGGcgggtgctgttggagctgagggtgtggaagaggtgctgcaggatgcgcagggcggtggcggcggcttggtggggctgcaggttgTGGTGGAGCAGGCTGGCGGGGAAGAAGGGCGGCTCTGGCAGGTGGCAGGGCTGCGTGTGGCCGACAGCCATGTCCTGGAGGAGGCGGAGAGCGTCGCCGGGGAAGGTGTCCTCGTGTGTCCAGAGGTGTTGGCAGGCCAGGGTGCCGGCCAGAgcggtgaggaggagcaggagggccgGGGCGGCGTGCGGCAGGCgtggctgtgtggctgtgggcgCAAGCATGGTGAGTCTCTGTGGGTGCtgttgggtgctgctgggcaggaggagcttggtgaggctggctggtgctgctggtggctgtgcttggggtGGCTCCGGGTGCGCGGCTTTGTATGCGAGGCCGCTTTCCCTTCATCGCTTTCCGATTGTCCGCAGTTTCTGCCTGTACTTTCCAGTCTGTACTGGTGGCTGTGTAGGTTTTGGGGAAGTGTTTGGTCGGGGTGTCCGTGGTCGGGGATTGTGGTGGCAGCGGCGTGCCGGCCTTGCGAAAGCTGTGTCTCGGAGGCGTCGTTGTCAGGTGTGGCGGAGTGGGCTCTTGGCTGTTGCCCTTCACCTGCCGGGCCAGCTGCGCAgtccgtgctgtgctgctgagtctCTCTTTGTGGCCAAGCATGCTTTCCACCCgcaaagccctgctggtggctgtggtgacttttcctttcacttggtggcttgcctttattttcatcttagccgctgttttccttttgtggttGCAAGGCATGTGCGGTGATGTCAGTGGGCGGGGGCTGGCGTTTCCCCTGCTGGGGTCAatgcccagaggcagtggcagtgttcaaggggctgtgtgtgcacgtgGGCCTTGGAGGCCTGAGTGtgtccttgcacagaggcaggggctccagctgctgtgtttgggaggagccatcaacgaggcaggtgaggaaggcggcgcaagggaggggctttgctcttcctgtcGTGCTTGCTCCGCTGGCTGTGGCCCTGGAGCAAGGGTCCGGTTTGGAGATGCGTGGCCCAGTGGATGAGGCAGCCGCAGGGCCAAAGAGGACTGTCCCCCGTGAAAGCAATggggttgtgttttgggattgccagagccCTCGCCTGCAAGAGCGTGTCCTGTTCAGGGCTCGTTGGTCCGTGCGAGGTGTGGCGTCCTTGGAGgggatggctctgaagaggcaCGGGGGTCTAGAGGACATCACGTGGGAgcaagagggcaggggctgggcttctGTGGCTGGAGTAGCGAAGGTTTGCCAGCAGTTTCAGATGCCTTTCCAAAAGCGCAGAAAAGCTGGGGATCGCTGAGGAGGAatgtgggctgtgcagagatgtgcaAGGGGACGATTGCCATGGCCTCGTGGAGAAATGGTTGGATGGTTGCTAGGAGCACAGCATGGGCTTTGAAGGTTGGAGACTTTTGGGGCAAAG includes:
- the LOC143692138 gene encoding interferon-like; this translates as MLAPTATQPRLPHAAPALLLLLTALAGTLACQHLWTHEDTFPGDALRLLQDMAVGHTQPCHLPEPPFFPASLLHHNLQPHQAAATALRILQHLFHTLSSNSTRQHWPGQARNHLLNKLQHHIHHLEQCLPDNATPFKGPRNPLLAINKYFRDIHLFLHAHNHSACAWDHVRLEARASLLHLHNLTRAMRR